A genome region from Solirubrobacter pauli includes the following:
- a CDS encoding ATP-dependent helicase, translating into MPAVLEPTSAQREAVEHAGGPLLVLGGAGTGKTTALVERFVRLAALRPPDELLALTLDADSLRERIEERLTVSYDELSVTTFSGLCARLLRDEALEAGVDPFATPVAAADRLAMLLEHINALPLRHHDLRGNPSATLGEIVRRIDHLKEELVSAADYRAWAARLPEDPLGAREREFAALFAAHDALLNEAGALDTGDLVLHAFRLLREKPHVRTRLAKRYRHVLVDELQDASFAQGLLLRLLVAEHGGISAFADDDQAIHRYRGAATKNIRDFRAEWPLATVIRLNTSLRSSRSVVRAAQAVVEPIEDRLDKTLVAADTAAEGEVAFWQCSSERAQAQAVAAEVERLIARGTCAPEDICVLVRSVRAEGQAVAVAFEERAVPYYLSGAAAFFQRAEIRDLIAWLRLLVDPGDAGAVVRALARSPVELRAVDLARVTQIARRRKLDMVAALSAALESPQIPPEARDRIQVFLKLYRSAAGAIDTTRPDLYVHRLVERLGLRRQLLFAATTEVVERLRNLARFAEIAAAYVRRAPQATAREFARSIAAVADAGLREEEATGAESARGVRVMTMHDAKGHEFEHVFVLGLMSARMPGPRRQTLEPIADALLKEALPRASRETHAAGMRRLLHVAMTRARSRLVLAYPEKTDKGAIQQPSPFAEEARAAVGGEWEPREEELFGPAETLQSTFRLLRDELLTTVAEVGGRLGELRFDTDLDVSHAVVRYLELLKLSALLERTRSGELSVEEALPDINARLLQAATSEQREILQTSALDEYLLDAERDEQARARAVAKRNEPSLEPFLPQRGDGLLLSATDIETYRSCPLKYKFARVFRIPSEPTMNQRFGILVHQVLERYHGAADAGLPELLGLLEAGWRRGGFGDSEEERQFRAKATSALVRYHDRFKEEDGEPVWFEKSFQFRMGPHVLRGRVDRVDRKPDGGYELIDYKTGRPKTPAQLREDVQLSLYAVGARESWELDAASQAYYYVLDDEKVPVERSEQDRDWITETVMTVADGIQSQGFEPTPSWSACSMCDYRIACPAAER; encoded by the coding sequence GTGCCTGCCGTGCTCGAGCCGACCTCCGCCCAGCGCGAGGCCGTCGAGCATGCCGGCGGCCCGCTCCTCGTGCTCGGTGGCGCCGGCACGGGCAAGACGACCGCGCTCGTCGAGCGGTTCGTGCGCCTGGCCGCGCTGCGCCCGCCGGACGAGTTGCTCGCGCTCACCCTTGACGCCGACTCCCTGCGCGAGCGGATCGAGGAGCGGCTCACCGTCTCCTACGACGAGCTGTCGGTCACGACGTTCAGCGGCCTGTGCGCGCGGCTGCTGCGCGACGAGGCGCTGGAGGCGGGCGTGGACCCGTTCGCGACGCCCGTGGCCGCCGCCGACCGCCTCGCGATGCTCCTGGAGCACATCAACGCCCTTCCGCTGCGCCACCACGACCTGCGCGGGAACCCGTCGGCGACGCTCGGGGAGATCGTCCGCCGGATCGACCACCTCAAGGAGGAGCTGGTCTCGGCCGCGGACTACCGGGCCTGGGCGGCGCGCCTGCCCGAGGATCCGCTCGGCGCGCGCGAGCGCGAGTTCGCGGCGCTGTTCGCCGCCCACGACGCGCTGCTGAACGAGGCGGGAGCGCTCGACACCGGCGATCTCGTCCTGCACGCCTTCCGGCTGCTGCGTGAGAAGCCGCACGTCCGCACGCGGCTCGCCAAGCGCTACCGGCACGTGCTGGTCGACGAGCTGCAGGACGCGAGCTTCGCCCAGGGCCTGCTGCTGCGGCTGCTCGTCGCCGAGCACGGCGGGATCAGCGCGTTCGCCGACGACGACCAGGCGATCCACCGCTACCGCGGCGCGGCGACCAAGAACATCCGCGACTTCCGCGCCGAGTGGCCGCTGGCGACCGTCATCCGCCTGAACACGTCGCTGCGGTCCTCGCGCTCGGTCGTGCGCGCGGCGCAGGCCGTCGTGGAGCCGATCGAGGACCGCCTGGACAAGACGCTGGTCGCGGCCGACACCGCCGCCGAGGGTGAGGTCGCGTTCTGGCAATGCTCGTCCGAGCGGGCGCAGGCGCAGGCCGTCGCGGCCGAGGTGGAGCGCCTGATCGCCCGCGGCACGTGCGCCCCGGAGGACATCTGCGTGCTCGTGCGGTCCGTGCGGGCCGAGGGGCAGGCCGTGGCGGTCGCGTTCGAGGAGCGCGCCGTGCCGTACTACCTGTCCGGCGCCGCGGCGTTCTTCCAGCGCGCGGAGATCCGCGACCTGATCGCGTGGCTGCGGCTGCTCGTCGACCCGGGCGACGCCGGCGCCGTGGTGCGCGCGCTGGCACGCTCGCCGGTCGAGCTGCGCGCGGTCGACCTCGCCCGCGTGACGCAGATCGCGCGGCGGCGCAAGCTGGACATGGTCGCGGCGCTCAGCGCGGCCCTGGAGTCGCCGCAGATCCCGCCGGAGGCGCGCGACCGCATCCAGGTCTTCCTCAAGCTCTACCGCAGCGCGGCGGGCGCGATCGACACCACGCGTCCCGACCTGTACGTGCACCGGCTGGTGGAGCGGCTCGGCCTGCGCCGGCAATTGCTGTTCGCGGCGACGACCGAGGTGGTCGAGCGGCTGCGCAACCTCGCGCGCTTCGCGGAGATCGCGGCGGCGTACGTGCGCAGGGCGCCGCAGGCCACGGCGCGCGAGTTCGCGCGGTCGATCGCGGCCGTGGCGGACGCGGGGCTGCGCGAGGAGGAGGCGACGGGCGCGGAGTCGGCCCGCGGCGTGCGCGTGATGACGATGCACGACGCGAAGGGCCACGAGTTCGAGCACGTCTTCGTGCTGGGGCTGATGAGCGCGCGGATGCCCGGCCCGCGGCGCCAGACGCTCGAGCCGATCGCGGACGCGCTGCTCAAGGAGGCGCTCCCGCGCGCGTCGCGCGAGACGCACGCGGCGGGGATGCGGCGCCTGCTGCACGTGGCCATGACCCGCGCGCGCTCCCGGCTCGTGCTCGCCTATCCGGAAAAGACGGACAAGGGCGCGATCCAGCAGCCGTCGCCGTTCGCCGAGGAGGCGCGCGCGGCGGTCGGCGGCGAGTGGGAACCGCGCGAGGAGGAGCTGTTCGGGCCGGCGGAGACGCTGCAGTCGACGTTCCGGCTCCTGCGCGACGAGCTGCTGACGACGGTCGCGGAGGTCGGCGGGCGGCTCGGCGAGCTGCGCTTCGACACGGACCTCGACGTGTCGCACGCGGTCGTCCGCTACCTGGAGCTGCTGAAGCTGAGCGCGCTGCTGGAGCGCACGCGGTCCGGCGAGCTGTCGGTCGAGGAGGCGCTGCCGGACATCAACGCGCGCCTGCTGCAGGCGGCGACGAGCGAGCAGCGCGAGATCCTGCAGACGAGCGCGCTGGACGAGTACCTGCTGGACGCCGAGCGCGACGAGCAGGCCCGCGCGCGGGCCGTCGCCAAGCGCAACGAGCCGTCGCTGGAGCCGTTCCTGCCGCAGCGCGGCGACGGGCTGCTGCTCAGCGCCACGGACATCGAGACCTACCGCTCGTGCCCGCTCAAGTACAAGTTCGCGCGGGTCTTCCGGATCCCGAGCGAGCCGACGATGAACCAGCGCTTCGGCATCCTCGTCCACCAGGTGCTCGAGCGCTACCACGGCGCGGCCGACGCCGGGCTGCCGGAGCTGCTGGGCCTGCTGGAGGCCGGCTGGCGCCGCGGCGGCTTCGGGGATTCCGAGGAGGAGCGCCAGTTCCGCGCGAAGGCGACCTCCGCGCTGGTGCGCTACCACGATCGCTTCAAGGAGGAGGACGGCGAGCCGGTGTGGTTCGAGAAGTCCTTCCAGTTCCGGATGGGCCCGCACGTCTTGCGCGGGCGCGTGGACCGCGTGGACCGCAAGCCCGACGGCGGCTACGAGCTGATCGACTACAAGACCGGTCGCCCGAAGACGCCCGCGCAGCTGCGCGAGGACGTGCAGCTGTCGCTCTACGCGGTCGGCGCACGCGAGTCGTGGGAGCTCGACGCCGCCTCCCAGGCCTACTACTACGTGCTCGACGACGAGAAGGTGCCGGTCGAGCGCTCCGAGCAGGACCGCGACTGGATCACCGAGACGGTGATGACCGTCGCCGACGGCATCCAGTCGCAGGGCTTCGAGCCGACGCCGTCATGGTCGGCCTGCTCGATGTGCGACTACCGGATCGCGTGTCCTGCGGCCGAGCGTTGA
- a CDS encoding inositol monophosphatase family protein: MAADSAPDWLGACRRSADAIREMLSDRPTIAERVIETGTRGEGGDKTLEIDQAAEDFVFAELKKLHDAGARFTAISEEAGTVDFGSSDVLVVIDPIDGSVNAKRGLPHHALSVAVAEGATMADVVFGFVQDFGPNEEWVAARGEGATLDGIELDCSIGERRTSDGKLEVLGIESADPRWVVQSADALADTAHRLRAIGAIAVSLCQVAAGRFDAMASLKRCRAVDAAAAQLIVREAGGLVEFIAYDDPLAAPLDLEPRSPVIAARTETGLAGVRRVPAWP, translated from the coding sequence ATGGCCGCCGACTCAGCCCCTGACTGGCTTGGAGCGTGTCGGCGATCCGCCGACGCGATCCGGGAGATGCTCTCCGACCGCCCGACGATCGCCGAGCGCGTGATCGAGACCGGCACCCGCGGCGAGGGCGGTGACAAGACCCTCGAGATCGACCAGGCCGCCGAGGACTTCGTCTTCGCCGAGCTGAAGAAGCTGCACGACGCGGGCGCGCGTTTCACCGCCATCAGCGAGGAGGCCGGCACCGTCGACTTCGGGTCCTCCGACGTGCTCGTGGTGATCGACCCGATCGACGGCTCGGTCAACGCGAAGCGCGGCCTGCCCCACCACGCGCTGTCCGTCGCGGTCGCCGAGGGCGCAACCATGGCTGACGTGGTGTTCGGGTTCGTACAGGACTTCGGGCCCAACGAGGAATGGGTCGCGGCGCGCGGCGAGGGCGCGACGCTCGACGGGATCGAGCTCGACTGCTCGATCGGCGAGCGCCGGACGAGCGACGGCAAGCTCGAGGTGCTCGGCATCGAGTCGGCCGACCCGCGCTGGGTCGTGCAGTCGGCGGACGCGCTCGCCGACACCGCGCACCGGCTGCGCGCGATCGGCGCGATCGCCGTGTCACTGTGCCAGGTGGCGGCCGGCCGGTTCGACGCGATGGCGTCGCTGAAGCGCTGCCGTGCCGTCGACGCGGCCGCCGCGCAGCTGATCGTCCGCGAGGCGGGCGGGCTCGTCGAGTTCATCGCCTACGACGACCCGCTGGCCGCGCCGCTCGACCTCGAGCCGCGCTCGCCGGTGATCGCCGCGCGCACCGAGACCGGTCTCGCGGGCGTGCGCCGGGTTCCCGCCTGGCCTTAG
- a CDS encoding zinc-dependent metalloprotease has product MLGQVIDWKLAGTVARGVANLQPSGNPEPFEQLAAPAVEAERLVSAYTGLVAAQPVPVAEAVERPGWIDANLASLQTVLTPATERLNGKLGPLGVVAGGVMAIEAGAISGFLAGRVLGQYEFPVLEPDRPARLLFVTPNLAQAAESLEADADQLLRWVALHEMTHALQFGGVPWLREHLAGMLRELLGGLQINPASMLRVPDLTDLRAMLERVREDGLATVMIGADKRETLDRVQAFMAVLEGYAEHVMDAVGADVLDDLPALRSALSRRRRDRSGLLKILERLIGMDLKLKQYELGKQFCDGVVARAGIDGLNRVWLAPETMPTWAELSDPAGWLARTERVEPAF; this is encoded by the coding sequence ATGCTGGGCCAGGTGATCGACTGGAAGCTCGCCGGGACCGTGGCCCGCGGCGTCGCCAACCTGCAGCCCAGCGGCAACCCGGAGCCGTTCGAGCAGCTGGCCGCGCCGGCCGTCGAGGCCGAGCGCCTCGTCTCCGCGTACACCGGGCTGGTGGCGGCGCAGCCCGTGCCCGTCGCCGAGGCGGTCGAGCGACCGGGCTGGATCGACGCGAACCTCGCCTCGCTGCAGACCGTGCTCACGCCCGCGACCGAGCGGCTCAACGGCAAGCTCGGCCCGCTGGGCGTCGTGGCCGGCGGCGTGATGGCGATCGAGGCGGGCGCGATCAGCGGCTTCCTCGCCGGGCGCGTGCTCGGCCAGTACGAGTTCCCGGTCCTGGAGCCGGACCGGCCCGCGCGGCTGCTGTTCGTCACGCCGAACCTGGCCCAGGCGGCGGAGTCGCTGGAGGCGGACGCCGACCAGCTCCTGCGCTGGGTCGCGCTGCACGAGATGACGCACGCGCTGCAGTTCGGCGGCGTGCCCTGGCTGCGCGAGCACCTCGCCGGGATGCTCCGCGAGCTGCTCGGCGGGCTGCAGATAAACCCGGCGTCGATGCTGCGTGTGCCCGACCTCACAGATCTGCGCGCGATGCTCGAGCGGGTCCGCGAGGACGGTCTCGCGACCGTGATGATCGGGGCCGACAAGCGCGAGACCCTGGACCGCGTGCAGGCGTTCATGGCCGTGCTCGAGGGCTACGCCGAGCACGTGATGGACGCGGTCGGCGCGGACGTGCTGGACGACCTGCCGGCGCTCCGCAGCGCGCTGTCGCGCCGGCGCCGGGACCGCTCTGGCCTGCTGAAGATCCTGGAACGGCTGATCGGTATGGACCTCAAGCTCAAGCAGTACGAGCTGGGCAAGCAGTTCTGCGACGGCGTGGTCGCCCGCGCCGGGATCGACGGCCTCAACCGGGTCTGGCTGGCGCCCGAGACCATGCCCACGTGGGCCGAGCTGAGCGACCCGGCCGGGTGGCTCGCGCGCACCGAACGCGTCGAACCAGCGTTCTGA